The window ACATACCATTTACCCGCGCAAATGGCGCATCGCCGCTTCTTCCTGCTTAATCCGCACCGCCAAAATCGCGCCGTAGATGGGCAAACCAAACGATAAAGTCGCCCACGCATGGCACAAAAAGGCGATGCCAATCAGTTCGGGGATAATGTTTAAAAAATAATTGGGGTGGCGCACATGGCGGAACAGCCACGATTGTTTGAGTTGGTGTTGCGGATGGATATAGATTTTTACCGTCCAAATTTCGCCCAACTCACGGATAACATAAAACAATACGCCCAACGACAGTACCACCAGCGTCAAACCAAAGGCAGAAACGCCATCAAACGATGCACCGCGCAAATAGGATTCAATCAGTGCGCCAAAATAAAAGGCAATGTGCGCGGCTGCCAAACGTTTGGAATGGGCTGCGCCGTGTTCCACCGCACCCGCAGCCAGCAGGGCTTGTTCGTGGCGTTTGGAAATGGACAGGGTGTACAGTCTGACAGCGAAAATCAGGATAAAACAAACAGTAATCATTTTTTCTGTGTGGTTAAGGGGTTAGATTCGGCGGCTTGACCTTGCTCAAAATCGCTCATGCCGCGATAAAGTTGAGCAGCGGCTGCCAAGGCTTCGTGTTCGTTGGCAAAGGCGTTGCCGTGAAAAACGGGCGTGCCTGCCGACCATGTGCCGTCTGCATTAGGGCGCATGGGTATGGCGGCTTGTACCGACAGGGGTTTGTTGCCGCGATAGCTGCGGATGTCCAGCATCACGGCATCAAAACGTCCGCGCGGCAAATGGACATAGCCTTCGTAAACCAATACGGCACAAGGTAAATTGTCGGGGTTGTGCGCCAAGATACTTTGCCCGTGCGCCACCGCTTCATCGGCAGAATCAAACATCAGTTGGCGCAAATCCCAATGCTTTTCGGGGTGGGGCAGCAGCAGCATGGGCGGGAAAACGGCTTGTTCGGGCAAACCCCTACGACAATGCAGGGCGTATGCGGCGGCAAAGCCTGCCTGACGTATGGTTTTGTGCGCCAAATCGGGGGAATCTGCGGCGGGGGCAATGCGTTTGCGCGGCGGACAGCGGTAAAGCGAACCGCGTTCGTTGCGGCGCAACATACGGGCGAAATCGGCGCAACCTTCTTCGGGGGAATGGTCCCAAATGCGCGAGGCGATGCGCCCGAATGGAAAGTAAATTTTGTCGCCGATACGCGCAGCGTATTGGCTGAACCAATCGCGGGGCAAATCGGGAATTTGTTCGCGGGCTTGTTCGTAATCGAGAAAATACAGGGTATTATGCGAATATTCGGCGGCGGCGCGCGCCAGATAAAAGGCGCAAAAGTGCAGGAAATTCAATGCAGCAGCTTCGCGCACAAAAATGTCAAAATCGGGAACGCGCCCGCGAATGTCGTCCAACAAAGCATCAAGGGCATGCAGGCTGTCGAGGCTGCAATCCCATTCTATCGCCGCCAATTCTTCTGCAAAAGCAAAGGGTAAGGCTTCGGTATCGGCAAGGCGCACGGCATCAATGGCGCGGCGGGCGGCATCGTTGGGGTCGGGCGGCAGCGGCGGATTGGCTGCCCATTCGCTAAAACGGATACCGATACCGCACAAAGCATCTGCCAACAGGCGCATCAGCGGTAAGGCATTGCCGTTCCAATCCAGCACCGCCAAATCCAGCAGCGCATCGCCATCGGCAGGCAAACCGTACCAACGCGCATCGCCGCCGCTAAAAATCTCGCCCAAATAAAACGCCAGTAATAATAGGAAATTGCGCTCTGCTTCGCCTGCAAAACGCTCACGAAAATTATCGGTATTCAGCCCTTCGCTGTGATGCAAACGCGCCAATTCTGCGTCCAGCAGCGGCAAATCGTCTTTGCTGCCACGCCACGACAAGGCGGCAGGCACGCCCGCAAACGCCAATCCATTCGGCAGATTGCGGCGGCGGCGGTAGCAGTCGGGCAAAAACGCTGCCATTTTCTGTACATCAGGCACGGGCGCACTGCACAACAGTTGCCACACCACCGCATCAAGATTAAAACCGTTGTTGCGCCCTTCCAGCAAACGGCGCAGCAGCGGCAAAGGTTTGAAACGGTGGGTATCAAACACCGCTTCGCCGTCTTGCCAATCGTAATCCGCACCGCTGTGCCGCGACACATATTCTGCCAAATACGCCGCCAAGGTCAGCAGAAAATTTTGCCCCGAACGGCTGCTTTCCAATTGCCCGAAGGCATCGTTGCCCTGCTTGGCATGCACACGGCGCAAAAACGCGGCAATGCGGGTCAGGCTGTCGGGACGGTAGTCCAAATCCAGCTTGCCCCACACCGCTGCAAACGCCAAACCGCCGTCTGGGGCGCGGCGTTGGTGCAGGCAGTCGAGCAGATGGCTCATGTAGCGGGCATCGGCGTTCATGGCAAATATCGGCTTCAGGCGCGGTTGGCGCGGATTTGGTCAATAAATTTATCAAACAGATAAGCTACATCGTGCGGACCGGGGCTGGCTTCGGGGTGTCCTTGAAAACTGAAAGCGGGACGGTCGGTCAGCTCAATGCCCTGCACCGTGCCGTCAAACAAGGAACGGTGGGTTACGCGCACATTGTCGGGCAAAGACGTTTCCGCCACTTGGAAACCGTGGTTTTGGCTGGTAATCAAGACTTTGCCACTGTCCAAATCTTGCACGGGGTGATTGGCACCGTGGTGTCCGAACGGCATTTTTTCGGTTTGTCCGCCTGCCGCCAAGCCCAAAAGCTGGTGTCCCAAGCAAATGCCGAACACAGGCTTTTTGCTGTTTAACAAATGGCGTACTGCATCAATGGCATAGTCGCACGGCTCGGGGTCGCCTGGTCCGTTGGACAAAAACACGCCATCGGGGTTCATCATCAACACATCGGCGGCAGACGTTTGCGCGGGAACAACGGTTAAACGGCAACCGCGCTGCGCCAACATCCGCAAAATATTGGTTTTGACACCAAAATCATACGCCACCACATGATAGGACGTGTCGGGTTGGCTAAAGCCTTCGCCCAAAGCCCATTCGCCTTCGCTCCATTCGTAAGGCTCGGTACAGGAAACATCTTTTGCCAAATCCTTGCCCGCCATGCTGCCGAATTCGGCAATCAGCTGTTGCGCCGCGCCGATGGTTGCGTGTTCGCCCGTTAAAATCGCGCCCGCTTGTGCGCCTTTGTCGCGCAAAATGCGGGTAAGACGGCGGGTGTCGATATCGGCAATGGCAACGGTTTGGTTACGCACCAAATAATCTTGCAAACTTTCTTCGGCACGGAAATTGCTGTGCAACAGCGGCAAATCACGAATCACCAAACCTGCGGCACACACGGCGGCACTTTCAGTGTCTTCGTGGTTGGCACCCGTATTGCCAATATGCGGATAAGTGAGGGTAACGATTTGTTTGGTATAAGACGGGTCTGTCAGGATTTCCTGATAACCAGTCATGGCGGTATTGAATACGACTTCGCCTGAAGCCGTACCCTGATAACCTACCGAAATTCCATGAAAAATACTGCCATCGGCAAGCACAAGCAAGGCGGGGACGGTCATAACAACTCCTGAAAACCTGAAAAATAAGACGGGTTTGCCCGAAAAAAAGCACGCGCCACAACATGAGGGAAAAGTTGTGAAACGTGCTTTCTTTCTAAAGAAGTTTACCCAAGGGCAAACCGATAAATCCTTTGACGGGAAAGCAAGGCATTTTAAGGGAAAACGCGCCCGCTCTCAAGGGGGAAGGCGCATCAATCGGGCAGACGTTTGATGCAGTACGCCAACAAAGGCAGGTTGCCCAAAGCCGTGATGCCGTAAAGCCAGCGCACATCGTCCGTCAGCCACAGCACCAGTGCGCCAAAGATGGCAGAAGCCACCATAAACAAGCCGTTGATAATATTATTGGCAGCCACCGCACGGGCGCAGAATTCACGTCCACCAGCGGTTTGCAGCCAAGTATATAAAGGTACGGAAAAAAATCCGCCCGCCACGCCGATTGCCAACACCAGCAACATAATCGGATAAGCCTGTGCCTGTAATAAAAACGCACCCGCGCCCGTTAAAACGGCATTTTCTGCCAACACGGGCGCAGGCGCACACCACGCCAACAACGCACCCGCCACGCCCAAACCTGCCACGCCCGCCATGCTCAAATTCAGGCGCAAACGTCCTTTACTGAGTTTGGCACACGCCACCGAACCTGCGGCAATACCAATGGAAAACAGGGCAAGCATTAAGTTAAACACGCTGTCGCTGCCGCCCAAATGCACCCGCACCAAAGTAGGCAATTGCGTGGTATAAACCGCGCCGACAAACCAAAACCACGAAATGCCGATAATGGCGGTGGTTAAATCGCGGCGGGCAAAGGTTTCGCGCAATAAATCGCGTGTTCCGCGCACAATATGCCAATCCACCCGCGCTTGTGGCTCTTGTGCGGGCAGGCGCGGCATTTTTAGGCTGCACAGCAAACCCATTGCCGCCACCGCCAACACCGTTACCGCCAACACGCCCGCGCCACTGTCTGCCACCAGCGTGCCGAAAATCTGTCCGAACAAAATCGCCAAAAACGTTCCCGATTCAATCAGCCCGTTGCCCATTACCAATTCTTTGTCGTCCAAATATTCGGGCAAAGCAGCGTATTTGACAGGTCCGAAAAACGCCGACTGCGTTCCCATCGCAAACAAGCACAACAGCAGCAACCACACCGAACCCGTGGCAAATCCCACCGCCGCCACCGCCATCACCGCTACTTCCAACACTTTCGTCCACCGCGCCAGCCAAGCCTTATCGCAACGCGAAGCCAGCTGTCCCGCCAGTGCTGAAAACAAAAAATACGGCAGCACAAACAACAATGCCCCCACATTCAACAGCTGCTGCGCAGGCAACCAACCGCCCTGTCCCAATCCGTAAAACCCAATCAACACAAATAGCGTGGTTTTAAACAGATTGTCGTTAAACGCACCCAAAAACTGCGTACCGAACAGCGGCGCAAAACGGCGCGTACGCGCAAAAGCAAACGGGTTTAATCGCTTTTCTGACATGGGGCTTCCTTATCGGCAGATTCAGGCGGCGCAGCGGGGGTGTCGTCATCCATAATAATGCGGTGTGCCGGACCTTCCAAATCGTCAAACTGACCGCTTTTGCCCGACCACCAAAAAAAATACGCCATCACAAACGCCAGCAAAATACTGATGGGAATCAGAATATACAGGCTTTCCATTTTACAGCACCCCTGTTAAATCGTTCAGGATAAAATCAAAACCGCCGCTGTGCAAATAGCCGCCGCGCACCTGTGCCACCGTATCGCCCGCCGCATCGCACACCCGCGCCGCATCGCCCGACCATTGCCAAGATTGCGCGTGTTGCGCCAACCAAGCCAGCCGCGCATGCGCCGCCGCGTGTACATCCTCTGCCGTTTCTGCTGCTTTAAACGCACATACGCCCGTTTCGGCAACGCCTCTTGTGGGCGCGTCCGTTACCAAAAAGCCCAAATGCGTGCCGTCTGCGGCGCACAGGCTGAAGCGTTGCATGTTCATACCCCAAAATGGTTAATCGTGCCGCATTGTAACTTTTTTTGCGCAGCAACAGCGGTATAATTCGGTTTTTTTATTTCGCGCAGCGGCGCAGCGGGCAAGCAGGCAGATTTTTTTCGCTTGTATGGCAAAGTTTTGCCGATACGTTCCCACCCAAGCGGCAGCGGCGCAGGTTTTTGGCACACAATATGCGGCAAGACAAATTAGGTTCGGCGTGGATGGTGGTGGCGGCGTTTTTTCTTACCCTGATGGGCGTGGGGGTGAAAACCGCAGGGCTGCGCTGGCAGATGAACCCTTATGAGCTGGTGTTTTGGCGGGTAACGGCGGGCGTGGTGTTTTTGGGGGCGCACGCGCTGTATCTGCGCCGTGATTTGAGTACGTCTCACCCCAAAGCGCATTTGTGGCGCGGATTGGCGGGAACGGGCGCGTTGCTGCTGTTTTTTTACGGCGTACTGCGCCTGCCTTTGGGAACAGCGGTTACGCTAAACTATACGTCGCCATTTTTTCTGGCGGTGCTGTCGGTGCTGCTGCTGAAAGAACGTCCGCCGCTGCGCGTGTGGTTGGCGTTGTCGCTGGGTTTGGGCGGGGTGGTGCTGTTGTTGCAGCCATCGTTAGCCGAAGGACAACTTTGGAACGCGCTGTTGTGTTTGGGCAGCGGTTTGGGCGCAGGTTATGCCTATTTACAGGTTCGCCAGTTGTCGCAGTTGGGCGAACCCGCTTGGCGCATTGTGTTTTATTTCTCGCTGACTGCCGCCGTGGTCTCTGCCCTCGCTGCCACTTTTTTTGCGGGTTGGACACCGCTAACGTGGGACAAACTGCCGCTGCTGCTGGGCATTGGCGTGGTCGCCACTTTGGGGCAGTTGGCATTAACCCGCGCTTACCATGTCGGACAAAAATTTACCGTTGCCGCGCTGTCGTATTTAACGGTGGTGTTTTCTGCACTATACGGCGCAGGTTTTTTGGGCGAAAGCTTGGGCGTGTGGGAAATCTCGGGCATTGTGCTGGTGATTTTGGCGGGAATCGGCAGCAGTTTGCGTTAATTGCAACAAAAAAGACGAAAAAAACCGTCAAAGCCGCACCATTGCTGCATCACAGCAGCGCACATGGTATGATTTGCACATGGGTCAATACTTTGTAACCCCTTGTTTGTTTGACGGGGCAGCGCACAGTTCGCCGCTGCCTTGCGTATGAAAATGTAATTGTATTATTTAGTTTGTAAAGAGAGGATTTGTATGTCGTACTCCCGCATCCGCACTACCGCCCTGTTTGCCGCACTGGCAGGCACATTAAGCTTCCCCGCCCACGCCAGCGAAGACCCGCTGGGACAGTTCTTGGACCAAAACTTCCCCACCATTTACGCTGCCGAAACCGACGACGACCCCATCCGCGTGTTTGCCGAACGCCAGCGCCAGCAGCAGCAACAACAGGCAGCTTATGAAAACGTGGTGCAGGTACAGCCCGCCGTCAGCCACAACTTCCAGCCCGCCGTTGAAAACCGCCGTCCGTTTGCCGAAACCTTTAACAGCAGCAATCCTTCGTCTTACGCCTATGTGCCGATGCTGAATGCGCGTTCTGCCTTGGTGATGAACGCCAATACCGGCAAAATCCTGTATCAGAAAAACATGGACAGCGTGCGTTCCATCGCTTCGATTTCCAAGCTGATGGCCGCTATGGTGGTGTTGGATGCCAATTTGAGCATGAACGAACCCATTACCATTACCGCTGCCGAAATCGACCGCTTAAAAGGCACAGGCAGCCGTTTGTCTATCGGCACCACTCTCAGCCGTGGCGAACTGCTGCATTTGGGTTTGATGAGCAGCGAAAACCGCGCCATTCACGCTTTAGGACGCACCTATCCGGGGGGCATGAGTGCATTTGTTGCCGCCATGAACGCCAAAGCCCGCAATTTGGGCATGAGCCGCACCCGCTTTTTCGAACCCACAGGTCTTGACCCGCGCAATGTTTCTACCGCACGCGATTTAAGCGTGATGGTACGCGCCGCCAACGGCTATCCCAAAATCCGCCAATTGAGCACGTCTAACTACGGTTCTGTGTACACCAGCGCAGGCAAAACCCAAACTTATAAAAACACCAATGCTTTAGTGCGCGAAGGCGTGTGGAACATCAGCCTGCAAAAAACAGGCTACATCCGCGAAGCAGGACGTTCTATGGTGTTGCAGGCGCAAATGGGCAAAGAGCCTGTGGTGATTGTGGTGCTGGGTTCATCCACTTCTGCCAGCCGCGTAAACGATGCACGCGCCCTGCGTAATGCCATTCAAACCCCGCTGTAATCCCGTCTGATTCAAAAAACACGCAGCACATTGATTGTGCTGCGTGTTTTTTTATTTTATGCGCTTTCCGCTGCCAATCGGCGGCAACCATCCACAAACGCCAACTGTTTTGCCTGCGCTTCACCGCTGTCCAAAGCCGCTTGCGCCCGTGCCACGCCGTCTGCCCAATCACTTGCCACATTTGCCGCATACAATGCCGCCGCCGCGTTCATCAACACAATATCCCGCGCCGCGCCACGCTCGCTGCCCGCCAACACCCGATTCATCATCGCCAACGATTCGGCAGCGTTATCCACCTGTAAACCGTCCAAATTTTTATAACGTGTCAAACCAAAATCTTCAGGACAAACCGTGTATTCGTGAATACGACCGTCTTTCAACTCTGCCACATGGGTATCACCCGTTACCGTAATTTCGTCCAAACCATCGCTGCCATGCACCACCAACACATGCTGTGAACCCAATTGCTGTAACACCCGCGACAAAATCCCGCACAAATCAATGTGGAACACGCCCAATAATTGGTTTTTTGCCCCTGCGGGATTGGTTAAAGGTCCTAAAATATTAAAAATGGTTCTAAAACCCAATGATTTACGCACAGGCGCAACGTGGCGCATCGCCAAATGATGATTGGGCGCAAACATAAAACCCACACCACATTCGTCCATGCTGCGGGCAATTTGCTGCGGCGACAAGCTCAAAGGTGCGCCCATGGCTTCCACCACTTCCGCCGCGCCGCTGGAAGACGACACCGAACGTCCGCCGTGTTTCGCCACTTTTGCGCCCGCCGCCGCCGCCACAAACATGGCGGTGGTGGAAATATTAAAGGTTTTTGCGCCGTCACCGCCCGTACCGACAATATCCACCAAGTTTTCGGTATCGCTTACCGGCACACTCAAGGCAAATTCGCGCATCACCGCCGCCGCCGCTGTGATTTCCGATACCGTTTCCACTTTGATGCGCAAGCCCGTCAGCAGCGCGGCAAGCTGTTCTGGGGCGACTTCGCCGCGCATGATTTGACGCATCAAATCGGTCATTTCGTCATAAAACAATTCGTTATTGTCAATCAGGCGCAACAGGGCCTGTTGGGGGGTAATCACGGCGCAAGCTCCCAAAAAATGGCATTCTACCGTGTTTTCGGCGGGGGATAAAACAAAAAACCGTATTGTTTTTCATCACAATACGGTTTTGAATAAAATATTTTGGCGGCATTTACATACGGCTTAATTCGCGCTGCAATGCCTGAATATTTTGTTGGCGGTCCAAAACGGCACTTTCCAATTGGCGCACACGACCCTGATGGGCAGTATCGGTTTTGCCTGCAGATACCACACGACCGTCTGCCAAGGCTTTTTGTGCGGCAGCCAAAGCATTGCGTTCGTTTGCCAATTCCTGTTCCAAAATGGTACGGCGACCACCGCCGCCACGGGCAACGGGAACCGCTTTGGGACGTGCCACCGCTACGGCAGGCAGGGGACGCGGTGCAACAGGACGTTTAACCGCCACAGGCACGGGACGCGCGGCACGGGCGCGGTTGCCGTGGGCGTGCTGCACCGCCACTTCGGGCGCGGCAGGTTTGGCTTCTGCCACATTGTCAAGCGAATCTTGACGTTTGATGCTGGTATAAGTGCCGATTTGTTTACCCAAATTGGCGTAGCCCTTGGAACCTTTGGCTTTGTCGGAATAACAGCCCGAACCGCAACTGTACACTTTTGCATCTAATACGGGGCTGACTGCTGCAGCAAAACTCAAAATAATCAAGGGTTTTTTCATAATGTTCCTTTTCCTCGTTTTTTAAACGGGAATGTTGCGTTATTTAAATTGTTGCGGATTTTACCACATAGCCCCCCTTAAACAAGTAAAATTTTGTAAAGAAAGAGAAAGGGATTGACGTGCACAAACGCTGCCGCAATGATGCTTTTCTGATACACTATGGCGGTTGACGGGCAGGAACAAGCTGTTTGAAACCTTGCCGAATTTTGATATTGAGGAATCCATCATGAACAATCATTTGCTTGATTTGCTGGACCGCGCCTGCCTCTGGGCAGAACAGGACGACGACACCGAAACCCATGCGGAACTGGCCGATTTAATCGGGCGTGCCGAAGCAGGCGAAGCCGAAGCGCAGCAAACGCTGGCAGCGCGGTTTAACGGACGTTTGCAGTTTGGCACGGCGGGTTTGCGCGGGCGTTTGCAGGCAGGTCCTCAAGGCATGAACCGCGTGTTGGTGGCGCAGGCAGCGGCGGGGTTTGCCGCCTATCTGCATCAGTTTGACACTGACCCCAGTGTGGTTATCGGCTATGACGGGCGCAAAAATTCCGCCCGATTCGCTCAAGATACGGCGGAAATTATGGCGGGCGCAGGCATCAACACCCTGCTGCTGCCGTGTCCCTTGCCCACGCCTGTGTTGGCGTATGCGCTGAAACGTTTGAATTTAAGCGGTGGCGTGATGGTCACCGCCAGCCACAATCCGCCTGAAGACAACGGCTATAAAGTGTATTTGGGACGCAGCAACGGCGGCGGACAAATCGTTTCCCCCGCCGACCGCGACATCGCCGCCCACATTGACCACATCGCACAAGGCAATATCCGCGACTTGCCCCGCAGCGACACCTATGCCATATTAAACGATGAAATCGTTAAAGAATATGTGCGCGAAACCGCCAAAATTGTTACTGCTGCGCCCGCGCCCTTAAATTATGTTTACACCGCCATGCACGGCGTGGGCAAAGACGTATTGTTCCAAGCCCTAAATGCCGCGCAACTGCCGCTGCCCACCCTCGTAGCCGAACAGTGCGAACCCGACGGCAGCTTCCCCACCGTGCGTTTCCCCAATCCCGAAGAAGCAGGCGCATTGGATTTGGCCATTGAGTTAGCCAAACGCACCGATGCCGAATTGATTTTGGCAAACGACCCCGATGCCGACCGTTTGGCGGTTGCCCTGCCCGATGCCGAAGGCAATTGGCACACCCTGCACGGCAATACCGTGGGCTGCTGGCTGGCGTGGCACATGGCACAACGCGCCCAAGCCCAAGGACTCGGCGGCACGCTGGCGTGTTCGCTGGTATCCACCCCCGCGCTGGCGCGTATCGCCGCCGAATGCGGACTGGATTACGCCGAAACCCTCACAGGTTTCAAA is drawn from Conchiformibius steedae and contains these coding sequences:
- a CDS encoding isoprenylcysteine carboxyl methyltransferase family protein, with protein sequence MITVCFILIFAVRLYTLSISKRHEQALLAAGAVEHGAAHSKRLAAAHIAFYFGALIESYLRGASFDGVSAFGLTLVVLSLGVLFYVIRELGEIWTVKIYIHPQHQLKQSWLFRHVRHPNYFLNIIPELIGIAFLCHAWATLSFGLPIYGAILAVRIKQEEAAMRHLRG
- the carA gene encoding glutamine-hydrolyzing carbamoyl-phosphate synthase small subunit is translated as MTVPALLVLADGSIFHGISVGYQGTASGEVVFNTAMTGYQEILTDPSYTKQIVTLTYPHIGNTGANHEDTESAAVCAAGLVIRDLPLLHSNFRAEESLQDYLVRNQTVAIADIDTRRLTRILRDKGAQAGAILTGEHATIGAAQQLIAEFGSMAGKDLAKDVSCTEPYEWSEGEWALGEGFSQPDTSYHVVAYDFGVKTNILRMLAQRGCRLTVVPAQTSAADVLMMNPDGVFLSNGPGDPEPCDYAIDAVRHLLNSKKPVFGICLGHQLLGLAAGGQTEKMPFGHHGANHPVQDLDSGKVLITSQNHGFQVAETSLPDNVRVTHRSLFDGTVQGIELTDRPAFSFQGHPEASPGPHDVAYLFDKFIDQIRANRA
- a CDS encoding MFS transporter; the protein is MSEKRLNPFAFARTRRFAPLFGTQFLGAFNDNLFKTTLFVLIGFYGLGQGGWLPAQQLLNVGALLFVLPYFLFSALAGQLASRCDKAWLARWTKVLEVAVMAVAAVGFATGSVWLLLLCLFAMGTQSAFFGPVKYAALPEYLDDKELVMGNGLIESGTFLAILFGQIFGTLVADSGAGVLAVTVLAVAAMGLLCSLKMPRLPAQEPQARVDWHIVRGTRDLLRETFARRDLTTAIIGISWFWFVGAVYTTQLPTLVRVHLGGSDSVFNLMLALFSIGIAAGSVACAKLSKGRLRLNLSMAGVAGLGVAGALLAWCAPAPVLAENAVLTGAGAFLLQAQAYPIMLLVLAIGVAGGFFSVPLYTWLQTAGGREFCARAVAANNIINGLFMVASAIFGALVLWLTDDVRWLYGITALGNLPLLAYCIKRLPD
- the ccoS gene encoding cbb3-type cytochrome oxidase assembly protein CcoS, giving the protein MESLYILIPISILLAFVMAYFFWWSGKSGQFDDLEGPAHRIIMDDDTPAAPPESADKEAPCQKSD
- a CDS encoding HLGFF motif protein; the protein is MNMQRFSLCAADGTHLGFLVTDAPTRGVAETGVCAFKAAETAEDVHAAAHARLAWLAQHAQSWQWSGDAARVCDAAGDTVAQVRGGYLHSGGFDFILNDLTGVL
- a CDS encoding DMT family transporter, giving the protein MRQDKLGSAWMVVAAFFLTLMGVGVKTAGLRWQMNPYELVFWRVTAGVVFLGAHALYLRRDLSTSHPKAHLWRGLAGTGALLLFFYGVLRLPLGTAVTLNYTSPFFLAVLSVLLLKERPPLRVWLALSLGLGGVVLLLQPSLAEGQLWNALLCLGSGLGAGYAYLQVRQLSQLGEPAWRIVFYFSLTAAVVSALAATFFAGWTPLTWDKLPLLLGIGVVATLGQLALTRAYHVGQKFTVAALSYLTVVFSALYGAGFLGESLGVWEISGIVLVILAGIGSSLR
- a CDS encoding serine hydrolase gives rise to the protein MSYSRIRTTALFAALAGTLSFPAHASEDPLGQFLDQNFPTIYAAETDDDPIRVFAERQRQQQQQQAAYENVVQVQPAVSHNFQPAVENRRPFAETFNSSNPSSYAYVPMLNARSALVMNANTGKILYQKNMDSVRSIASISKLMAAMVVLDANLSMNEPITITAAEIDRLKGTGSRLSIGTTLSRGELLHLGLMSSENRAIHALGRTYPGGMSAFVAAMNAKARNLGMSRTRFFEPTGLDPRNVSTARDLSVMVRAANGYPKIRQLSTSNYGSVYTSAGKTQTYKNTNALVREGVWNISLQKTGYIREAGRSMVLQAQMGKEPVVIVVLGSSTSASRVNDARALRNAIQTPL
- the trpD gene encoding anthranilate phosphoribosyltransferase; this translates as MITPQQALLRLIDNNELFYDEMTDLMRQIMRGEVAPEQLAALLTGLRIKVETVSEITAAAAVMREFALSVPVSDTENLVDIVGTGGDGAKTFNISTTAMFVAAAAGAKVAKHGGRSVSSSSGAAEVVEAMGAPLSLSPQQIARSMDECGVGFMFAPNHHLAMRHVAPVRKSLGFRTIFNILGPLTNPAGAKNQLLGVFHIDLCGILSRVLQQLGSQHVLVVHGSDGLDEITVTGDTHVAELKDGRIHEYTVCPEDFGLTRYKNLDGLQVDNAAESLAMMNRVLAGSERGAARDIVLMNAAAALYAANVASDWADGVARAQAALDSGEAQAKQLAFVDGCRRLAAESA
- a CDS encoding phospho-sugar mutase translates to MNNHLLDLLDRACLWAEQDDDTETHAELADLIGRAEAGEAEAQQTLAARFNGRLQFGTAGLRGRLQAGPQGMNRVLVAQAAAGFAAYLHQFDTDPSVVIGYDGRKNSARFAQDTAEIMAGAGINTLLLPCPLPTPVLAYALKRLNLSGGVMVTASHNPPEDNGYKVYLGRSNGGGQIVSPADRDIAAHIDHIAQGNIRDLPRSDTYAILNDEIVKEYVRETAKIVTAAPAPLNYVYTAMHGVGKDVLFQALNAAQLPLPTLVAEQCEPDGSFPTVRFPNPEEAGALDLAIELAKRTDAELILANDPDADRLAVALPDAEGNWHTLHGNTVGCWLAWHMAQRAQAQGLGGTLACSLVSTPALARIAAECGLDYAETLTGFKYIAKVGNLLFGFEEALGYLVDPDKVRDKDGISAALAFLDLVNTLKQQGKTLADYAAEFTARFGAFASSQISIRSSDTAALMNALRQHPLQHIGSQTVVRSQDLLASDHPNDILIYTLDTGNRLIVRPSGTEPKVKFYLDAQGTDDADARRSLAELEHAVRELLRSETYGNQNC